The following are from one region of the Pseudodesulfovibrio piezophilus C1TLV30 genome:
- a CDS encoding WbuC family cupin fold metalloprotein, with translation MTDQKNDFPTALAAPKSTVTPLTLTMVSGVLNQSRESPRKRLIQAVHKSDGAAVHKMFNAMQPGTYITPHRHMHPAKTETLLVMSGAMLFVQFSDTGELESHLLLQPGTEIFGVDVAPEVYHTFVALKPDTLVFEVKDGPFVADSDKDIPDWAPREGSAEAEPYLLDLLKELAERATAAAEAAAEVEKTEAKSQTQE, from the coding sequence ATGACTGATCAAAAAAACGATTTTCCCACCGCATTGGCCGCGCCGAAAAGCACAGTAACTCCCCTGACCCTGACCATGGTGAGTGGAGTGCTCAACCAATCCCGTGAAAGCCCACGCAAGCGTTTGATCCAGGCAGTGCACAAGAGCGACGGAGCCGCTGTCCACAAGATGTTCAACGCGATGCAACCAGGCACCTACATCACCCCCCATCGGCATATGCATCCAGCCAAAACCGAAACACTCCTGGTGATGTCAGGGGCCATGCTCTTCGTACAGTTCTCGGACACAGGAGAACTGGAGAGCCACCTTCTGCTCCAACCGGGAACAGAGATTTTCGGCGTGGATGTGGCTCCGGAAGTGTATCACACGTTCGTGGCCCTGAAACCGGATACGTTGGTCTTCGAGGTCAAGGACGGCCCGTTTGTCGCGGATTCGGACAAGGATATCCCGGATTGGGCACCGCGAGAAGGCTCGGCCGAAGCGGAGCCATACCTGCTAGACCTGCTCAAAGAATTGGCAGAACGGGCGACGGCTGCTGCCGAAGCCGCCGCAGAGGTTGAGAAAACGGAAGCAAAGAGCCAAACGCAGGAGTAG
- a CDS encoding DMT family transporter — protein sequence MNSRALRADILLFITAAIWGLAFVAQRVGMEHVGPLTFNGVRFTLGAIALIPLILHMRKRRTPGFTGVGKKQLLLGGGTLGLALFFGATLQQVGLAGPQLAEYGFQASTAGKAGFITGLYVVFVPIFGLLLAQKAGLGTWIGAALAVTGMFLLSVTTDLSVSFGDVLILVGALFWAGHVLLIGKLSPGMDAVDAIKLSTVQFAVCAAFSLVVAALTEEITLGGLQGAAMPIAYGGLMSVGVAYTLQVVAQRDAQPAHAAIILSLEAVFAAIGGWMFLNEMMTVRAMIGCGLMLTGMVLSQLKP from the coding sequence GTGAACAGCCGCGCTCTTCGTGCCGATATTTTACTTTTCATCACCGCCGCCATTTGGGGGCTTGCTTTTGTGGCCCAGCGAGTGGGTATGGAACATGTCGGGCCACTGACCTTCAATGGTGTCCGATTTACTCTCGGTGCCATTGCACTGATTCCTCTGATCCTGCATATGAGAAAAAGACGCACTCCGGGGTTCACCGGGGTGGGGAAAAAACAGCTTCTTCTGGGTGGCGGCACACTTGGTCTTGCCCTGTTCTTCGGGGCGACTCTCCAGCAGGTAGGACTGGCCGGTCCGCAACTGGCTGAGTATGGTTTCCAGGCTTCCACGGCAGGCAAAGCAGGCTTTATCACTGGTCTGTATGTGGTTTTTGTTCCCATTTTCGGCCTGTTACTGGCACAGAAAGCAGGATTGGGGACATGGATTGGCGCAGCATTGGCTGTGACCGGCATGTTTTTGCTTTCGGTCACGACAGATCTCTCTGTTTCATTTGGTGATGTGTTGATCCTTGTAGGAGCGCTCTTCTGGGCAGGCCATGTGCTCCTGATCGGCAAACTCTCGCCCGGAATGGATGCGGTGGATGCCATCAAACTTTCCACAGTTCAATTCGCGGTCTGCGCCGCTTTCAGCCTAGTGGTCGCCGCTCTCACCGAGGAAATAACACTGGGCGGATTGCAGGGAGCAGCCATGCCCATTGCCTATGGGGGCCTCATGTCCGTCGGAGTCGCCTATACTTTGCAGGTCGTGGCCCAGCGCGATGCCCAGCCAGCCCACGCCGCAATTATCCTCAGCCTTGAGGCGGTCTTTGCCGCCATTGGCGGATGGATGTTCCTCAATGAAATGATGACGGTTCGCGCCATGATCGGGTGCGGGCTGATGCTGACCGGAATGGTGCTCAGCCAACTCAAGCCATAA
- a CDS encoding DMT family transporter yields the protein MTGFFFGAVLISFSSVMVKLANVPPDVAGFYRLFFGGLGMLAILWRMGKFKRLTAHVWRWSFLSALFFACDFFFWHRSIGLVGPGLSTMLANFQVIALALVSILFLRERVSWAFLVAIPTALLGLYLMVGVSWTSFTPDFKLGVVYGLLTALAYALYLLSLKYSLTKAEADPLAMASAVALMTGGLLAGLSLGQGESFTIPDIRSLVALATLALICHAVGWYLITRGIQRLKTSLVGLFLLLQPTLSYVWDIVFFNKPTTPVELAGVGLALVGIYLGSIRPKAKESH from the coding sequence ATGACCGGATTCTTTTTCGGAGCCGTGCTGATCAGTTTTTCTTCGGTCATGGTCAAGCTGGCAAATGTGCCGCCGGATGTCGCCGGGTTCTATCGGCTTTTCTTCGGTGGTCTCGGCATGCTCGCTATTTTGTGGCGCATGGGCAAATTCAAGAGGCTCACTGCGCATGTCTGGCGCTGGTCGTTTCTCTCGGCTCTCTTCTTTGCCTGTGATTTCTTTTTTTGGCATCGGTCCATCGGTCTTGTCGGGCCCGGATTGTCGACCATGTTGGCCAATTTTCAGGTCATCGCCCTGGCCCTGGTTTCCATCCTGTTCCTGAGAGAAAGGGTCTCATGGGCATTTCTGGTAGCTATTCCCACTGCTCTTCTCGGCCTGTATCTCATGGTCGGTGTTTCCTGGACTTCGTTTACCCCGGATTTCAAGCTCGGAGTTGTCTACGGGTTGCTCACGGCACTGGCATATGCCCTCTATCTTCTCAGTCTGAAGTATTCACTGACCAAGGCAGAAGCTGATCCTCTTGCCATGGCTTCGGCCGTGGCGTTGATGACCGGAGGGCTGCTGGCCGGATTATCCCTTGGCCAGGGGGAATCCTTTACCATCCCGGACATCCGCTCTCTGGTGGCTCTTGCCACACTCGCACTCATCTGCCATGCCGTTGGATGGTATTTGATTACTCGTGGTATTCAACGGCTCAAGACCAGCCTTGTCGGGTTGTTTCTGCTTCTGCAACCGACGCTATCCTATGTCTGGGACATCGTATTTTTCAACAAACCGACGACGCCGGTCGAGTTGGCTGGTGTCGGCCTGGCTCTTGTTGGCATTTATCTGGGATCCATCAGGCCAAAGGCAAAGGAGTCCCATTAG
- the sfsA gene encoding DNA/RNA nuclease SfsA — protein MPDSICILPFAAACRRASFVGRYKRFTVEAMALDGPDAGQSLLAHTNNTGSMLGLLRPGSTALLSPALNPKRKLQYTLEALELQGGVVGVNTLTPNRMLFRAWEVGAMPELKGYDSFKKEASVGKSRLDAYLSGPQGELWVECKNVTMVEDDVACFPDAVTERGQKHLRELMALAREGVRVALFFLIQRPDGRCFGPADMVDPVYAELFYEALECGVEAWPYVAHVDDCGITLGEKLKVVVP, from the coding sequence GTGCCTGATTCCATATGTATTCTTCCTTTTGCCGCTGCCTGTCGTCGTGCGTCGTTTGTCGGCCGTTACAAACGGTTTACCGTCGAGGCAATGGCTCTTGACGGCCCGGATGCGGGGCAGTCGCTTCTTGCTCATACCAATAATACCGGGTCCATGCTCGGCCTGCTCAGGCCAGGGTCCACAGCTTTGCTTTCACCTGCTCTCAATCCTAAAAGAAAGTTGCAATACACTCTGGAAGCCCTTGAGCTCCAGGGGGGTGTTGTCGGTGTGAACACCCTGACGCCGAACCGGATGCTCTTTCGGGCATGGGAAGTCGGTGCCATGCCCGAACTGAAAGGGTATGACTCTTTCAAGAAAGAGGCTTCAGTGGGGAAGAGTCGGCTTGATGCCTATCTTTCGGGGCCACAGGGCGAGCTTTGGGTCGAGTGTAAAAATGTGACGATGGTTGAGGATGATGTGGCCTGTTTTCCCGATGCCGTGACAGAACGAGGACAGAAGCACCTGCGTGAACTCATGGCCTTGGCACGCGAGGGAGTTCGGGTGGCGCTCTTTTTTCTGATCCAGCGACCGGACGGACGGTGTTTTGGCCCGGCGGACATGGTTGATCCGGTGTACGCGGAACTCTTCTATGAAGCTCTGGAGTGCGGCGTGGAAGCGTGGCCTTACGTCGCACATGTGGATGATTGTGGAATCACGCTTGGAGAGAAACTCAAGGTGGTGGTGCCATGA
- a CDS encoding HDOD domain-containing protein, whose translation MPKMNIETIEPGMVLAEDLTTAEGRMLLPRGAIITEAHIRTCRVWGVVEIAIQGDDEENNVVPTRLEELDPEVLDACKIMAAQRFVLNPTTHPAVKEMAKLYVLRQARDLNVERAQWMLAATPHDDTVDFFSEEVEEDHKINLNTVVQEELDLASLPNIFFQISESLKNPMSSAAYVAEIISKDVALSARLLKMVNTPFYGFPSKVDTLSRAVTIVGTNQLTNLALGVSVISAFDDIPEEFFTLKEFWMHSITCGIVARLLAGKAGVEGDEKFFVAGLLHDVGRLVMLKNHPKASTNVLRPAKVGRRALVDVERSIWGCTHAEIGGRILKAWRLPAFLEVLIHHHHDPMEASMPKETAIIHLADFITHGLGIGASGASLVPEINASAWKLLDISVAELSLIARQAERQANDVLAAFFPDKTESGRV comes from the coding sequence ATGCCCAAAATGAATATAGAGACAATAGAACCCGGAATGGTGCTGGCCGAAGACCTGACAACGGCTGAAGGCCGTATGTTGTTGCCACGCGGTGCAATCATCACGGAAGCGCATATTCGCACCTGCCGGGTTTGGGGCGTGGTGGAAATAGCCATACAAGGCGATGACGAAGAAAACAACGTCGTACCAACACGCCTTGAAGAGTTGGACCCTGAAGTTCTCGATGCCTGCAAAATCATGGCTGCCCAACGCTTTGTGCTGAATCCGACCACACACCCCGCTGTCAAGGAAATGGCAAAACTCTATGTTCTCCGTCAGGCCCGTGATCTCAATGTGGAACGAGCACAGTGGATGCTGGCCGCCACCCCTCATGACGACACGGTGGATTTTTTTTCGGAAGAAGTGGAGGAAGACCACAAGATCAACTTGAACACCGTTGTTCAGGAAGAGCTCGACCTCGCATCCCTGCCCAATATTTTTTTCCAGATATCGGAAAGCCTCAAAAACCCGATGAGTTCTGCCGCGTATGTCGCCGAGATCATCAGCAAGGATGTGGCGCTTTCAGCTCGTCTGCTCAAGATGGTCAACACGCCTTTCTACGGATTTCCCAGCAAGGTAGACACTCTCTCCCGCGCCGTGACCATCGTGGGGACCAACCAATTGACCAACCTCGCCCTGGGTGTTTCCGTCATTTCGGCATTCGATGACATTCCCGAGGAATTTTTCACGCTCAAGGAATTCTGGATGCACTCCATCACCTGCGGTATTGTAGCCCGCCTCCTGGCAGGCAAAGCAGGAGTGGAAGGAGACGAAAAATTCTTCGTCGCCGGATTGCTACATGATGTAGGACGGCTGGTGATGCTCAAGAACCACCCCAAGGCTTCCACGAATGTCCTTCGTCCGGCCAAAGTCGGCCGCCGGGCACTGGTCGATGTCGAGCGCTCCATCTGGGGATGCACCCACGCAGAAATCGGAGGACGTATTCTCAAGGCGTGGCGTCTGCCCGCATTCCTTGAAGTGCTGATCCACCACCATCATGACCCCATGGAAGCATCCATGCCCAAAGAAACCGCGATTATTCACCTGGCAGACTTCATTACCCACGGTCTGGGAATCGGAGCCAGCGGAGCATCCCTTGTTCCCGAGATCAATGCCAGCGCGTGGAAACTGCTTGATATCTCCGTGGCGGAATTGTCCCTGATCGCTCGCCAGGCGGAACGACAGGCAAATGATGTCCTGGCTGCATTCTTCCCGGATAAAACAGAATCAGGACGAGTGTAA